A single genomic interval of Helianthus annuus cultivar XRQ/B chromosome 13, HanXRQr2.0-SUNRISE, whole genome shotgun sequence harbors:
- the LOC110897320 gene encoding transcription factor bHLH75, which translates to MEGFQSFKPSFSFIDTEQNMELLNQYSIHYDNQNMSSQSFLGFSNDNFLSQQVLPPFNHQYMQCFQPDFQHEQKNVMVIPDPTFTSPVHNGKRKSMDVSSSSTGNSSSHPVQESETDEKKYQNSRKGKKVKVTDSGDAPKEVVHVRARRGQATDSHSIAERVRRGKINERLRCLQDIVPGCYKSMGMAVMLDEIINYVQSLQNQVEFLSMKLTEASSLPNLDSDLMSMDAIQMGNVIEGMKMQRLEEREEIGPVDLSFGSYPALPYHTT; encoded by the exons ATGGAAGGTTTCCAAAGCTTCAAACCCTCATTTTCTTTCATAGATACTGAACAAAACATGGAATTACTTAACCAATATTCAATCCATTATGACAATCAAAACATGAGTTCTCAAAGCTTCTTGGGGTTTTCAAATGACAACTTCCTTTCACAACAAGTATTACCACCATTCAATCATCAATACATGCAATGCTTTCAACCAGATTTTCAACATGAACAGAAGAATGTCATGGTGATTCCGGATCCGACTTTTACAAGCCCCGTTCACAACGGGAAGCGAAAATCTATGGATGTATCATCTAGCAGTACCGGGAATTCGTCGTCTCATCCAGTTCAAGAAAGTGAAACTGATGAGAAGAAATACCAG AATTCAAGAAAGGGCAAGAAAGTAAAAGTAACTGATAGTGGCGATGCACCAAAGGAAGTGGTACACGTTAGAGCCAGGAGGGGCCAAGCAACTGATAGTCACAGTATAGCAGAAAGG GTTAGAAGAGGGAAGATTAACGAGCGTTTGAGGTGTTTGCAAGACATCGTGCCCGGGTGCTACAAG TCAATGGGCATGGCAGTAATGTTGGATGAGATAATCAACTATGTGCAATCCTTGCAGAACCAGGTTGAG TTTCTTTCGATGAAACTCACCGAAGCAAGCAGCCTTCCCAACTTGGATTCGGATTTGATGTCTATGGATGCAATTCAG ATGGGAAATGTAATAGAAGGAATGAAGATGCAAAGACTGGAGGAGAGAGAAGAGATTGGTCCGGTTGACCTGAGTTTTGGCTCTTATCCTGCATTGCCATACCATACAACATAA